A region from the Paludisphaera rhizosphaerae genome encodes:
- a CDS encoding HEAT repeat domain-containing protein has protein sequence MRSPISLLVLFLLSTSEAASIGAELQPPAVAEGWSVQLAGALPKGFFPTAMTLGRKGELLVGGRSGEVLRVVDGRATTFADGLGPVDGLERVGDALLVLHPPFLAAIRDDDGDGRSESRENLVTGLGEPAAPQSPKNRGSGTIRLGMDGFLYFAIGDPGLAEARGRGGRVLRMRGGGVIRVRPNGSDLEVVSQDAAVPTGLVVSSLNDLFSFSSATDPRWGLRLIHHIPDGRYGYPLNYVSAEFRSLPATARLGQGSASDAVFLDESTGALELLLQCDPEGGAVYGQQVRKSGGTFVIENRIPVVQRGTLVDFRPSAVATSGGTLWLIDSGPAAQAGARLFRVSRGSTTTPAARPTPTTMQERIARLDDPSRLIRCEAQDQLTAMGSAAVEPLVDRLSRSEPLCGRVHALWALDAIGTPPARAAIRARLGDDVAAVRIQSVRSVGIRRESLASKDVQRLLTDRDAAVRREAAIALGRLGDRTSLPTLLSTLDDSDRFAAWSIRRAILSLGCDDREALVQALLDPRRREAALLMADESWQVPMVEALVAALGKTPDPLVRGRILSCLATQYRRYPDGSAKEQGGTPKKTEAWDPQGMAAVLQGLEAGLKDADASVRRQAVFGLEGVGQAAGPMLRDALGREEDVDDQAALVEALGALNDATSTRLLLPIVVDPKRAESVRSAALDSLNRLRGRDVIRARLTLLYEEGAPETLVAKALPALARDGFLPPNDLAGFLRHASPLVRAAAVVSLNPSRPLPPDVKDVVLARLDDQDPDVRRAAFLAAGPLKLNEAVPRLVEKARTAQDGDHTAVLAALCSLPDPRALPLYLTGLDDPDPSLRRGSLGALLAIRDRVEPELRRIIAEEGRSPSVILALRRVINRFETVKGWKVLGPFAGLPNNWSARDGSIDPAATFTNLQAQPTQWKPAVESGDGIVDLSPLRSTDSPVVATAHAAITTTSASQAVIVIEADGPMEVSLNGRRINPPTDEAQAPNYFAVNLLEGVNHLTAVSRPGPSSWRFAVSISQTEPAANR, from the coding sequence ACCCGCCGTTCTTGGCCGCGATCCGAGACGACGACGGCGACGGTCGATCCGAGAGTCGCGAGAACCTCGTAACAGGACTCGGCGAACCAGCGGCTCCACAGAGCCCCAAAAATCGCGGCAGCGGTACGATCCGACTCGGGATGGACGGCTTCCTCTATTTTGCGATCGGCGATCCGGGGCTTGCCGAGGCGCGGGGGAGGGGTGGGCGCGTGCTTCGCATGCGGGGCGGCGGAGTGATCCGCGTCCGTCCCAACGGCTCGGACCTGGAGGTCGTTTCGCAAGATGCGGCCGTCCCCACGGGCCTGGTCGTCTCGTCGCTCAACGACCTCTTCTCGTTTTCCTCGGCGACCGACCCCAGGTGGGGGCTGCGTCTGATCCACCACATCCCAGACGGTCGCTACGGCTATCCGCTCAACTACGTCTCGGCCGAGTTTCGCTCACTTCCCGCGACGGCCAGACTCGGGCAAGGCTCGGCTAGCGACGCCGTTTTCCTCGACGAATCGACGGGAGCCTTAGAACTATTGCTCCAATGTGATCCGGAAGGGGGCGCGGTTTACGGACAGCAGGTTCGCAAATCCGGTGGAACCTTCGTGATCGAGAACCGCATCCCCGTCGTCCAACGGGGGACGCTCGTCGACTTCCGCCCCTCGGCCGTCGCGACGTCGGGCGGCACGCTCTGGCTCATCGATTCCGGTCCAGCAGCCCAGGCCGGAGCCAGATTGTTCCGCGTTTCTCGCGGCTCGACCACGACTCCCGCCGCCAGGCCGACCCCGACGACGATGCAGGAACGGATCGCGAGGCTGGATGATCCCTCGCGCCTGATCCGGTGCGAAGCCCAGGACCAACTCACAGCGATGGGCTCCGCGGCTGTCGAGCCGCTCGTCGATCGTCTCTCTCGATCCGAACCCCTTTGCGGCCGCGTTCACGCCCTTTGGGCACTGGATGCGATCGGCACCCCACCGGCAAGAGCGGCGATCCGCGCTCGGTTGGGGGACGACGTCGCAGCCGTCCGGATTCAGTCGGTCCGTAGCGTAGGGATCCGCCGTGAGTCTCTGGCGTCGAAGGACGTCCAAAGGCTCCTCACCGATCGCGACGCAGCGGTTCGTCGTGAGGCGGCGATCGCGCTGGGACGCCTCGGCGACCGAACCTCGTTGCCGACTCTGCTCTCCACACTGGACGACTCCGACCGTTTCGCCGCCTGGTCCATCCGGCGGGCGATCCTCAGCCTGGGTTGCGACGACCGCGAAGCTCTCGTCCAGGCCCTTTTGGATCCGCGTCGTCGCGAGGCCGCTCTCCTGATGGCCGACGAATCGTGGCAGGTCCCGATGGTTGAAGCGCTCGTCGCGGCTCTGGGGAAAACGCCCGACCCGCTCGTCCGTGGGCGCATCCTCTCTTGTCTCGCGACGCAGTATCGTCGCTACCCCGATGGTTCGGCAAAAGAGCAGGGGGGCACGCCGAAGAAGACCGAAGCATGGGACCCGCAGGGGATGGCCGCCGTCCTTCAGGGACTGGAAGCAGGGCTCAAGGACGCCGACGCCTCAGTTAGACGCCAGGCCGTGTTTGGGCTGGAGGGCGTCGGCCAGGCCGCCGGGCCGATGCTGCGGGATGCTCTCGGTCGAGAGGAGGACGTGGACGATCAGGCCGCCCTCGTCGAGGCTCTCGGGGCCCTGAACGACGCGACCTCGACCCGGCTGCTTCTGCCGATCGTCGTCGACCCCAAGCGAGCGGAGTCTGTCCGATCCGCGGCGCTCGATTCGCTGAATCGCCTTCGAGGTCGGGACGTCATCCGGGCGCGGCTGACCCTTCTCTATGAGGAGGGCGCCCCGGAGACCCTGGTGGCGAAGGCCCTCCCGGCTCTGGCTCGCGACGGCTTCTTGCCCCCGAACGATCTGGCCGGGTTTCTCAGACACGCCTCGCCGCTCGTCCGTGCGGCAGCGGTGGTCAGCCTGAATCCCTCGCGACCATTGCCCCCGGACGTGAAGGACGTCGTCCTCGCGCGGCTCGACGATCAGGACCCCGACGTCCGTCGCGCTGCGTTCCTGGCCGCCGGCCCCCTCAAACTCAACGAGGCCGTTCCGCGATTGGTCGAGAAGGCCAGGACCGCCCAGGACGGCGACCACACGGCGGTTCTCGCCGCGCTCTGTTCGCTTCCCGATCCACGAGCCTTACCCCTCTACCTGACGGGCCTCGACGATCCCGACCCGTCGCTGCGACGTGGTTCACTGGGGGCGTTGCTGGCGATTCGCGATCGCGTCGAACCGGAATTGCGCCGGATCATCGCGGAGGAAGGCCGCTCGCCCTCCGTGATCCTGGCCTTACGGCGCGTCATCAACCGGTTCGAGACTGTCAAAGGCTGGAAGGTCCTCGGCCCTTTCGCCGGCCTTCCCAACAACTGGTCGGCGCGTGACGGCTCGATTGATCCCGCGGCGACCTTCACGAATCTCCAGGCTCAGCCGACTCAGTGGAAACCGGCCGTGGAATCGGGCGACGGAATCGTCGATCTCTCCCCCCTTCGATCGACCGACTCCCCGGTCGTGGCGACCGCCCACGCCGCGATCACGACGACCAGCGCATCCCAGGCGGTCATCGTCATCGAGGCCGATGGTCCGATGGAGGTCTCCCTCAACGGGCGGCGCATCAATCCGCCGACGGACGAAGCTCAGGCGCCCAACTACTTCGCCGTCAACCTTTTAGAGGGCGTCAACCACCTGACGGCCGTCAGCCGTCCCGGGCCGTCCTCCTGGCGGTTCGCGGTGTCGATTTCACAGACGGAGCCCGCGGCAAACCGGTGA
- a CDS encoding DMT family transporter yields MISAAFCFATMGAMAHAVGPHCDWLLVAFIRIFCTFVFSVMLAVAGGAKLVLWKPRTLWWRSISGTISVACTFYALTHLPVADVLTLTNTYPLWIVLTGFLHGRRGGMATDLACVLCGVLGVVLIQQPHGAGKGDMGAVGIALLASVTTAIAMLGLHRLKDVDARAVVAHFSGLASVSLALWLLFVHPMTAEGYSVGLVPGLLLLGVGVFGTFGQVLLTKAYASGPPAKIAVLSLTQVVFGLGYDVLLQGRQLTLPSLLGFVMVLGPTAWVTSRAARRARSAPEAPRPKPAVAEIVAPKQRAVG; encoded by the coding sequence ATGATTTCGGCCGCCTTCTGTTTCGCCACGATGGGTGCGATGGCCCACGCTGTCGGGCCTCACTGCGACTGGCTGCTGGTCGCCTTCATCCGCATCTTCTGCACGTTCGTCTTTTCCGTGATGCTGGCCGTCGCGGGAGGGGCGAAGTTAGTCCTCTGGAAACCTCGGACGCTCTGGTGGCGGAGCATCTCAGGGACGATCAGCGTCGCCTGCACGTTCTATGCACTCACGCATCTCCCCGTCGCCGACGTCCTGACGCTGACCAACACCTACCCGCTCTGGATCGTGCTGACGGGTTTTCTCCACGGTCGTCGCGGCGGCATGGCGACCGACCTGGCCTGCGTGCTCTGCGGAGTGCTGGGAGTCGTCTTGATCCAGCAACCGCACGGGGCGGGGAAGGGGGATATGGGAGCGGTCGGCATCGCCCTGCTGGCGTCGGTCACGACGGCGATCGCGATGCTCGGGCTTCACCGGCTCAAGGATGTCGACGCCCGAGCGGTCGTCGCCCACTTCTCGGGCCTGGCCAGCGTCTCCCTGGCGCTCTGGCTGTTGTTCGTCCATCCGATGACCGCCGAGGGATACTCGGTGGGCCTCGTCCCCGGGCTACTCTTGCTCGGCGTGGGAGTGTTCGGGACCTTCGGCCAGGTGCTGCTGACCAAGGCTTATGCGTCCGGACCGCCCGCGAAGATCGCCGTGCTGAGTTTAACTCAGGTGGTCTTCGGCCTGGGGTACGACGTCTTGCTCCAGGGGCGGCAGTTGACGTTGCCGAGTCTGCTGGGATTCGTCATGGTGCTGGGGCCGACCGCCTGGGTGACGTCCCGCGCCGCGAGGCGAGCCCGCAGTGCTCCCGAAGCGCCTCGGCCGAAGCCGGCGGTGGCCGAAATCGTGGCGCCCAAACAGCGCGCGGTGGGTTGA
- a CDS encoding redoxin family protein, whose protein sequence is MRFRPGTLGLLVVGAGLAGCTQTGGLRAVTPSDVKTTASVGDKPLPSVAGLPDDERRSAGGLPESSQSSGARISGRVYDDQGEPVRNAVVRLAMTGAAGGRAVHATTDRSGGFTLRGVRPGSNYTVIAEYQGEQGIMTGRADAEAPDTSVRISLHPRDAAVGSETKDAVAASDRSRVKAVARAEEPDETNPDDLLEPEAPRRSSTRPAPVKPRLEVTEDADEEVEEAGPGWSQRGTAPKTRASARPVEEEPVEYEEEGENPLPPAREISRVSARMEDPFPAEEDEPGALPDGLVNQSNHERPDDPKPGRKGPRAAAPPVERARPTWADVISESGRVPVDANLAQTSTAVATTATVAAKTVAVKPTPDPKAKAAAPSRSTPYCDYDADEQKMIDFAKFDVDGKLVSIRDFDADLILLDFWGSWCGPCRTSIPHLKEIQSRLGGKKLQVVSVAFEQIKPEKRAARLKELRQELGINYPILVAGFQDDDVVRNTLQVWFFPTMILIDREGRIVHREQGATAVTLAKMDRAITEYMERGSKPQYAQREPKGRASR, encoded by the coding sequence ATGCGCTTCCGCCCCGGAACCCTCGGCCTGCTCGTCGTGGGTGCGGGCCTCGCCGGCTGCACGCAAACCGGCGGCCTGCGCGCCGTAACCCCCTCCGACGTGAAGACCACCGCCAGCGTGGGAGACAAGCCGCTGCCGTCCGTCGCCGGACTGCCGGACGATGAACGCCGCTCCGCCGGTGGTCTCCCCGAGTCGTCGCAATCCTCCGGCGCTCGGATCTCTGGCCGCGTGTACGACGACCAGGGCGAACCCGTCCGCAACGCCGTCGTGCGGTTGGCCATGACCGGCGCGGCCGGTGGACGCGCCGTTCATGCGACGACCGATCGATCCGGCGGCTTCACCCTCCGGGGCGTTCGACCTGGCTCGAACTACACGGTCATCGCCGAATATCAGGGCGAGCAGGGGATCATGACCGGCCGCGCCGACGCCGAAGCGCCGGACACCAGCGTCCGGATCAGCCTCCACCCACGCGACGCCGCGGTCGGCTCGGAAACGAAGGACGCGGTCGCCGCGTCCGATCGTTCGCGGGTCAAGGCCGTCGCCAGGGCCGAGGAGCCGGATGAAACGAATCCCGACGACCTCCTCGAACCCGAAGCGCCGCGGAGAAGTTCCACTCGTCCGGCGCCCGTGAAGCCGCGACTCGAGGTGACCGAGGACGCGGACGAGGAGGTGGAGGAAGCGGGCCCCGGATGGTCCCAGCGCGGAACGGCTCCCAAGACTCGCGCTTCGGCTCGCCCCGTCGAGGAAGAACCCGTCGAGTACGAGGAGGAGGGAGAAAACCCCCTCCCGCCGGCCCGAGAGATCAGCAGGGTCTCGGCCCGCATGGAAGATCCCTTCCCCGCCGAAGAGGACGAGCCCGGCGCCCTGCCGGACGGACTGGTGAATCAGTCCAACCACGAACGACCCGATGATCCGAAGCCGGGCCGAAAAGGTCCTCGCGCAGCAGCTCCGCCGGTCGAACGGGCCCGGCCGACGTGGGCGGACGTGATCTCTGAGAGCGGCCGCGTCCCGGTCGACGCGAATCTCGCCCAGACGTCCACAGCCGTCGCGACGACGGCCACCGTCGCCGCCAAAACCGTCGCCGTAAAGCCCACGCCGGACCCGAAGGCCAAGGCCGCCGCTCCGAGTCGGTCGACGCCTTACTGCGATTACGACGCCGACGAGCAGAAGATGATCGACTTCGCCAAGTTCGACGTCGACGGCAAGCTCGTCTCCATCCGCGACTTCGACGCGGATCTGATCCTGCTCGACTTCTGGGGATCGTGGTGCGGGCCCTGTCGAACTTCGATCCCCCACCTGAAGGAAATCCAAAGCCGCCTGGGGGGCAAGAAGCTCCAGGTGGTAAGCGTCGCCTTTGAGCAGATCAAACCCGAGAAGCGAGCTGCAAGGCTCAAGGAACTTCGCCAGGAGTTGGGTATCAACTACCCAATTCTCGTCGCGGGATTCCAGGACGACGACGTCGTCCGGAACACGCTTCAGGTCTGGTTCTTCCCGACGATGATCCTGATCGACCGCGAGGGTCGGATCGTGCATCGCGAGCAGGGAGCCACGGCGGTGACCCTCGCCAAGATGGATCGGGCGATCACCGAATACATGGAGCGCGGCTCGAAACCTCAGTACGCCCAGCGCGAGCCCAAGGGAAGGGCGTCGCGCTAG
- a CDS encoding formate--tetrahydrofolate ligase, giving the protein MPASPSALRPISEVARDLDISDDHLEPYGRDKAKVHLDVLKSGRKPGKLILVSAITPTPAGEGKTTTSIGLAQGMRRIGERVAIALRQPSMGPVFGRKGGATGGGLSKVEPSNKINLQFTGDFHAITAAHNLLAAAIDNRLYFRDFDLDPTRVLWKRALDMNDRSLRKIVIGLGGRSQGVPRESGFDITAASEVMAILCLSDSLADLRSRIDRILVGYAKDGSPVLAKSLGVTGAMTGILKEAIQPNLVQTTESAPAFIHGGPFANIAHGCNSVLATRMALATADYAVTEAGFAFDLGGEKFLDLKCRSAGLNPAVIVLVATIRALKMHGGVPLPEITKPDAAAVERGLCNLAAHLDAAEHFGKPIVVAINRFGTDTAEEIGVVEAFCKGRGIPCSAANVFGAGGEGAVDLAEKVVAAASKPETPYKPLYDLDWSPERKIEQIARVMYGAAGVNIQQTAEQKFRKAEQHGYGQLPICMAKTQDSLSDDPKLRGRPQGFTLQVRDVEIAAGAGFLVALTGEIMRMPGLPIRPAGERIDVDENGEIIGLS; this is encoded by the coding sequence ATGCCCGCATCTCCGAGCGCCCTGCGCCCGATCAGCGAAGTCGCCCGCGACCTGGACATCTCCGACGATCACCTGGAGCCCTACGGCCGCGACAAGGCCAAGGTCCATCTCGATGTGCTCAAGTCGGGCCGCAAGCCGGGCAAGCTGATCCTCGTCTCGGCGATCACGCCGACGCCCGCCGGCGAGGGGAAGACGACCACCTCCATCGGCCTTGCGCAGGGGATGCGGCGCATCGGCGAACGCGTCGCGATCGCACTTCGGCAACCGTCGATGGGTCCTGTGTTCGGCCGTAAAGGGGGCGCGACGGGCGGCGGCCTGAGCAAGGTCGAGCCTTCGAACAAGATCAACCTCCAGTTCACCGGCGACTTCCACGCGATCACCGCCGCGCACAACCTGCTGGCCGCGGCCATCGACAATCGCCTCTACTTCCGCGATTTCGACCTCGACCCCACCCGCGTCCTCTGGAAGCGGGCGCTCGACATGAACGACCGCTCCCTGCGGAAAATCGTCATCGGCCTCGGAGGACGCTCGCAGGGCGTCCCGCGCGAGAGCGGTTTCGACATCACCGCGGCCAGCGAAGTCATGGCGATCCTCTGCCTGTCGGATTCGCTCGCCGACCTGCGCTCGCGGATCGACCGGATCCTCGTAGGCTACGCCAAGGACGGATCTCCCGTGCTGGCCAAGTCGCTGGGCGTGACCGGCGCAATGACGGGGATCCTGAAGGAAGCGATCCAGCCGAACCTGGTGCAGACGACCGAATCTGCGCCGGCCTTCATCCACGGCGGCCCGTTCGCGAACATCGCCCACGGCTGCAACTCGGTCCTCGCCACTCGCATGGCCCTGGCGACGGCCGACTACGCGGTCACCGAGGCCGGTTTCGCCTTCGACCTCGGGGGCGAGAAGTTCCTCGACCTGAAGTGCCGCTCGGCCGGTTTGAATCCGGCGGTTATCGTGCTGGTGGCGACCATCCGCGCTCTCAAGATGCACGGCGGGGTTCCGCTTCCCGAGATCACGAAGCCCGATGCCGCAGCCGTCGAACGCGGGCTCTGCAATCTCGCGGCGCACCTCGACGCGGCCGAGCATTTCGGCAAGCCGATCGTCGTGGCGATCAATCGCTTCGGGACCGACACAGCCGAGGAGATCGGCGTGGTCGAGGCCTTCTGCAAGGGGCGCGGGATCCCCTGCTCCGCCGCGAACGTCTTCGGAGCCGGCGGTGAGGGCGCTGTCGACCTGGCCGAGAAGGTCGTCGCCGCGGCCTCGAAGCCAGAGACTCCCTACAAGCCGCTCTACGACCTGGACTGGTCGCCCGAGCGCAAGATCGAGCAGATCGCTCGAGTGATGTACGGCGCGGCGGGTGTGAACATCCAGCAAACGGCCGAGCAGAAGTTCCGAAAGGCCGAGCAGCACGGCTATGGCCAGCTTCCCATCTGCATGGCCAAGACCCAGGATTCGCTCTCCGACGATCCCAAGCTGCGCGGCCGTCCGCAGGGCTTCACTCTCCAGGTGCGCGACGTCGAGATCGCGGCCGGCGCCGGCTTCCTCGTGGCGCTGACCGGCGAGATCATGCGGATGCCCGGACTGCCGATCCGTCCCGCCGGTGAACGGATCGACGTGGACGAGAACGGCGAGATCATCGGCCTCTCCTGA
- a CDS encoding S9 family peptidase, with translation MNRWIMGAVAVMTLAGTAEAAGRPMTIDDLLAVKSVGDPQVSPDGASIVYVVSEIDKDSGKSNSSLWLVPTAGGEPKKLTTSPGANNHPRWSPDGKSIAFVSSRSGAAQIWLLPMDGGEARQLTKLPIDVDGPIWSPKGDKIAIAAAVYPGKSPEETAAKDKEKEESKSKVRTYDSLMVRHWKDWDEGKRSHLFVADVKTGEAKDLTPAFDANVPPAPFGGSNDYAWSADGQSLAFTAEPLKNPAWSTNSDIWLVPAAGGEPKNLTVGNPAADASPLFSPDGKRLAYISQARPGFESDLWVLRVRDMATGETKDVSSFLDRPVQGFAWRTNDDLVASIDDHGTVPIVVLPVADARTKVERLAQGGVNAGASVGPNGGSIAYVHHSADKPAEVYFKKSGEDAKALTSHNAPLLSQLELSPMESFTFKGSDGDEVQGWLMKPPGFDPNKKYPVLFLIHGGPQGAWHDEWHNRWNYPLFAAPGYALVAINPRGSTGFGQKFTDQISLDWTGKVYDDLMKGLDFALTTYSFLDKDKVAAAGGSYGGFMVNWICGHTDRFKALISHAGVFDLVSMYGSTEELWFPDWEYGGPPWQKLQHYLDRSPSLFADKFKTPTLVIHGALDFRVPDAQGLGMFTCLQRVGVPSRYVWFPDEGHWIAKPANRIVWWREVHDWLAKYLKK, from the coding sequence GTGAATCGCTGGATCATGGGGGCCGTCGCGGTCATGACGCTCGCGGGAACGGCTGAGGCGGCCGGACGGCCGATGACGATCGACGATCTGCTGGCCGTGAAATCGGTCGGCGACCCGCAGGTTTCGCCGGACGGCGCGTCGATCGTCTACGTCGTCTCCGAAATCGACAAGGACTCGGGCAAGTCGAACAGCAGTCTCTGGCTCGTCCCAACGGCCGGCGGCGAGCCGAAGAAGCTGACGACCTCGCCCGGCGCCAACAACCACCCGCGATGGAGCCCGGACGGGAAGTCCATCGCCTTCGTGTCGAGTCGTAGCGGAGCTGCGCAAATTTGGCTGCTGCCGATGGATGGCGGCGAGGCTCGCCAGCTCACCAAGCTCCCCATCGACGTCGACGGCCCGATCTGGTCCCCCAAGGGAGACAAGATTGCCATCGCGGCCGCCGTCTACCCTGGGAAGTCGCCGGAGGAGACGGCCGCGAAGGACAAGGAGAAAGAGGAGTCCAAGAGCAAGGTTCGCACTTATGACAGCCTGATGGTGCGACACTGGAAAGACTGGGACGAAGGCAAACGGAGCCACCTGTTCGTCGCCGACGTCAAGACCGGCGAGGCGAAGGACCTGACCCCCGCCTTCGACGCCAACGTCCCCCCCGCCCCGTTCGGCGGCTCCAACGACTACGCCTGGTCGGCCGACGGTCAGTCGCTGGCCTTCACCGCCGAACCGCTCAAGAACCCAGCCTGGTCGACCAACAGCGACATCTGGCTCGTCCCGGCCGCCGGCGGCGAGCCCAAAAACCTGACCGTCGGCAATCCCGCGGCCGACGCCTCGCCGCTCTTCTCGCCCGACGGCAAGCGGCTGGCGTACATCAGTCAGGCTCGGCCGGGGTTCGAGTCCGACCTCTGGGTCCTGCGCGTGCGGGACATGGCGACGGGCGAGACGAAGGACGTCAGCTCGTTTCTCGATCGCCCCGTCCAGGGCTTCGCCTGGAGGACGAACGACGATCTCGTCGCGTCGATCGACGATCACGGCACGGTCCCCATCGTGGTCCTCCCCGTCGCAGACGCCCGAACCAAGGTCGAAAGGCTCGCGCAAGGCGGCGTGAACGCCGGGGCGTCCGTCGGGCCGAACGGCGGGTCGATCGCCTACGTCCACCACTCGGCCGACAAGCCCGCCGAGGTCTACTTCAAGAAGTCCGGCGAGGATGCGAAGGCTCTCACCTCGCACAACGCCCCCCTGCTCTCGCAGCTCGAACTCTCGCCGATGGAGTCGTTCACCTTCAAGGGGTCGGACGGCGACGAGGTCCAGGGCTGGCTGATGAAGCCCCCCGGATTCGACCCGAACAAGAAGTACCCGGTCCTTTTTCTGATCCACGGCGGGCCTCAGGGCGCCTGGCACGACGAGTGGCACAACCGCTGGAACTACCCGCTGTTCGCCGCGCCGGGGTACGCCCTGGTGGCGATCAACCCCCGCGGCTCGACGGGCTTCGGCCAGAAGTTCACCGACCAGATCAGCCTCGACTGGACGGGCAAGGTATACGACGACCTGATGAAGGGCCTCGACTTCGCGCTGACGACTTACTCGTTCCTCGACAAGGACAAGGTCGCGGCGGCCGGCGGCTCTTACGGCGGGTTCATGGTCAACTGGATCTGCGGCCACACCGACCGCTTCAAGGCCCTCATCAGCCACGCGGGGGTCTTCGACCTCGTCAGCATGTACGGCTCGACCGAGGAACTCTGGTTCCCCGACTGGGAGTACGGCGGCCCGCCCTGGCAGAAGCTCCAGCACTACCTGGATCGCTCGCCCAGCCTCTTCGCCGACAAGTTCAAAACGCCGACGCTCGTGATTCACGGCGCGCTCGACTTCCGCGTCCCGGACGCCCAGGGACTGGGCATGTTCACGTGCCTCCAGCGCGTGGGCGTGCCGAGCCGCTACGTCTGGTTCCCGGATGAGGGCCACTGGATCGCCAAGCCCGCGAACCGGATCGTCTGGTGGCGTGAGGTCCACGACTGGCTCGCGAAGTATCTGAAGAAGTGA
- a CDS encoding SirB1 family protein, translated as MRSPESTSPEFDRVLTGATEPDLARVALEIARDFQPDLDVEASLARIEALAARIRVRCREGVPPRRVLGQINWVLYVEEGFLGNTDDYFDPRNSFLNEVVDRKTGIPITLCILYRAIAGLLGVSLSPVNSPAHFLLRLDDGETTFIDPFHSGDLLEREACENRLAQLIGRPLSQPESRLAACSPATVVTRMLRNLKAVFVGQEDFASAYIVQRRLARVADDPLERRDLGMLCLQLDRPGEAIDPLAAYLKSRPKADDAETVTALLSRARAVVAQWN; from the coding sequence ATGCGATCACCGGAATCAACGAGCCCCGAGTTCGATCGGGTGCTGACCGGAGCGACGGAGCCAGACCTGGCCCGTGTCGCCCTGGAGATCGCGCGAGACTTTCAACCCGACCTCGACGTCGAAGCCAGTCTGGCTCGCATCGAGGCCCTGGCCGCGCGTATCCGCGTCCGTTGCCGTGAGGGCGTGCCCCCGCGCCGGGTGCTCGGCCAGATCAACTGGGTGCTGTACGTGGAGGAAGGGTTTCTCGGCAACACCGACGACTACTTCGACCCTCGAAACAGCTTTCTGAACGAGGTCGTCGATCGCAAGACCGGGATTCCGATCACCCTCTGCATTCTCTACCGGGCGATCGCCGGTTTGTTGGGGGTCTCCCTCTCGCCCGTGAACTCCCCCGCCCATTTCCTGTTGCGGCTCGACGACGGCGAGACGACGTTCATCGACCCGTTCCATTCCGGCGACCTGCTGGAGCGAGAAGCCTGTGAAAACCGGCTCGCCCAGTTGATCGGCCGACCGTTGTCGCAGCCGGAGTCGCGTCTCGCGGCCTGCTCGCCGGCGACGGTGGTGACGAGGATGCTCCGGAACCTCAAGGCGGTCTTCGTCGGCCAGGAGGATTTCGCCTCGGCCTACATCGTTCAGAGGCGGCTGGCCCGAGTGGCCGACGACCCGCTGGAGCGGCGCGACCTGGGGATGCTCTGCCTTCAACTCGACCGCCCCGGCGAGGCCATCGACCCGCTGGCCGCCTACCTCAAGTCCCGTCCCAAGGCCGACGACGCCGAGACCGTCACCGCCCTTCTTTCCCGCGCTCGAGCGGTCGTCGCTCAGTGGAACTAG
- a CDS encoding ABC transporter ATP-binding protein: MIELRDVTQHYGVRPVIRSVSLRIERGELAVILGPNGMGKSTLLGVMAGVLSPQRGEVYIDGMLRKGDPEEEMAIRRRCVYLPDSLWMPEQLTGREYLLAVGRLYDVAPERVMEHADQLLDLFDLKEKGESPISGYSTGQKKKVSLCSALITEAPILLLDEPFSGGLDPAGLLTLKKLFQHHARRKNLTIVMTSPVPELVEEIATRIVIIQEGRILAQGSLDDLQRLTSCRGSLGDVLERLIFPETTRKLAEYFQDFPR, from the coding sequence GTGATCGAACTGCGCGACGTCACGCAGCACTACGGCGTTCGACCCGTCATCCGGTCGGTCAGCCTTCGAATCGAGCGTGGGGAGCTGGCGGTGATCCTCGGCCCGAACGGCATGGGAAAGTCGACCCTGCTGGGCGTGATGGCCGGAGTCCTGTCGCCGCAGCGGGGAGAGGTCTATATCGACGGGATGCTCCGGAAAGGAGATCCCGAGGAGGAGATGGCGATCCGACGCCGATGCGTCTATCTCCCCGACAGCCTTTGGATGCCCGAGCAACTGACCGGACGCGAATACCTGCTGGCCGTCGGCCGACTTTACGACGTGGCTCCGGAGCGCGTCATGGAGCACGCAGACCAGCTCCTTGACCTGTTCGACCTCAAGGAGAAGGGGGAAAGCCCGATCTCCGGGTATTCGACCGGGCAGAAGAAAAAAGTCAGCCTCTGCTCGGCCCTCATCACCGAGGCCCCCATCCTGCTGCTCGACGAGCCCTTCTCCGGGGGCCTCGATCCGGCGGGTCTGCTGACTCTCAAGAAGCTCTTTCAGCACCACGCTCGGCGGAAGAACCTGACGATCGTGATGACCAGTCCTGTGCCGGAACTGGTCGAGGAGATCGCCACCCGCATCGTCATCATCCAGGAAGGCCGGATCCTGGCGCAGGGCTCGCTCGACGACCTGCAGCGGCTGACCTCGTGCCGCGGCTCGCTGGGCGACGTTCTGGAGCGACTGATCTTCCCGGAGACGACGCGGAAGCTCGCGGAGTATTTCCAGGACTTCCCGCGATGA